A stretch of Chelmon rostratus isolate fCheRos1 chromosome 18, fCheRos1.pri, whole genome shotgun sequence DNA encodes these proteins:
- the LOC121621866 gene encoding transforming growth factor beta-3 proprotein-like yields the protein MHLGKALLFVLLLNCATLSSSLSTCATVDIDHVKRKRVEAIRGQILSKLRLTSPPHSLGPSKIPYQIQALYNSTKELLEELRRDRQQSCGQDNTETEYYAKEIYKFNMVYGPPESNDLLYCPKGITSKVFRFNVSAMERNSTNLFRAEFRALRMPNSSAKRNEQRIELYQIVRPNEHIRKQRYIGAKNVLTKGTREWVSFDVTETVREWLLNRGTNLGLEISVHCPCHTFNPNGDIIDNENEVLEVKFKGVDGDEEHKRLDLDHLNKKKEQYLPHLILMMIPPHRLDTQSTRRRKRALDTNYCFSNTEESCCVRRLHIDFRRDLDWKWIHEPSGYDANYCSGPCPYLRSSDTTHSSLLSLYNTLNPEASASPCCVPQDLEPLTILYYSGRTPKVEQLSNMIVKSCKCS from the exons atgcaTCTGGGTAAGGCTTTGCTGttcgtcctcctcctcaacTGCGCGACCTTGAGCTCGTCCCTGTCAACTTGTGCCACCGTGGACATCGACCACGTGAAAAGGAAGAGGGTCGAGGCGATACGCGGTCAGATTCTCAGCAAACTCCGACTGACGAGTCCTCCGCACTCCCTCGGACCGAGCAAAATCCCGTATCAGATCCAAGCATTGTATAACAGCACCAAGGAGCTACTGGAGGAGCTCAGGAGGGATCGGCAGCAGAGTTGCGGTCAGGACAACACGGAGACAGAGTACTATGCCAAAGAGATATACAAATTCAACATGGTCTACGGACCGCCAGAAAGCA ATGACCTGCTCTACTGCCCAAAAGGCATCACCTCCAAGGTTTTCCGCTTCAACGTGTCCGCCATGGAAAGGAACTCGACCAACCTTTTCAGAGCAGAGTTTCGTGCTCTGAGGATGCCAAACTCAAGTGCCAAGAGGAATGAACAGCGGATTGAGCTCTACCAG ATTGTGAGGCCAAATGAACACATTAGGAAACAACGCTACATTGGGGCCAAGAATGTGCTGACCAAAGGTACTCGAGAGTGGGTCTCCTTCGATGTGACTGAAACAGTGCGAGAATGGCTGTTGAACAGAG GAACTAATCTGGGTTTGGAAATCAGTGTGCACTGTCCCTGCCACACCTTTAACCCAAATGGTGACATCATTGACAATGAGAACGAGGTGCTGGAGGTGAAGTTTAAAG GTGTGGACGGAGATGAGGAGCACAAACGCTTGGACCTGGATCACCTGAACAAGAAAAAGGAGCAGTACCTGCCTCACCTTATCCTCATGATGATCCCACCCCACCGCCTGGACACTCAATCCACACGCCGACGCAAGAGAGCGCTTGACACAAACTACTGTTTCTC AAACACGgaggagagctgctgtgttCGACGGCTTCACATCGATTTCCGGCGTGACTTGGACTGGAAGTGGATCCATGAGCCCAGTGGTTACGATGCTAACTACTGCTCCGGGCCCTGCCCGTACCTGAGGAGCTCAGATACAACACACAGCTCG CTGCTGAGCCTGTACAACACTCTGAATCCAGAGGCATCGGCCTCCCCCTGCTGTGTCCCTCAAGACCTGGAACCCCTCACTATACTCTACTACTCTGGACGAACCCCCAAAGTGGAGCAGCTCTCCAACATGATTGTCAAGTCTTGCAAGTGTAGCTGA